In Selenomonas dianae, a genomic segment contains:
- a CDS encoding AAA family ATPase → MNDQPIFRRELEQYMDAYLPILYVDTLENGKVQDILAELAAQKGRGIIKWSLHSGYEDAGAGLRYSSPLSGALDTVLLDKNFARKILVLEDVAGELESPAIVSRLRCIAERIADGTMDDCTVVLISPLGTIPRALEPYITLMSMDFLSPEKIREHILHFLASNDMPAPVEELLDTFAMHLRGLSETEIDNILSLAVSDDGQLDASDLPMVLRQKQQMIKKSGILEMVTVKETVEDIGGLQNLKDWLRTKAQIFRDVRRAKEFGVDIPKGVLIAGMPGCGKSLTAKAAASMFAVPLLRMDMGRLMGKYVGESEANMRRALQLTEASSPCVLWIDELEKAFAGAGAQGGSSEVTTRLFGSFLTWMQEKDSLAFVVATANNISHLPPELMRKGRFDEIFYVDFPNQSEREKIISLHIGKRRNSDLAKIDVPALARKMEGYCGADIESVVRDGIEAAFVAGKSHVTTEDLQAAIGRTHPISETMKDAIEEMDKTYKSKKFTNASREE, encoded by the coding sequence ATGAACGATCAGCCGATATTTCGCAGGGAACTGGAACAGTATATGGATGCATATTTGCCCATTCTCTATGTCGATACGCTGGAGAACGGGAAAGTGCAGGATATTCTCGCTGAGCTTGCGGCGCAGAAGGGGCGCGGCATTATCAAATGGAGTTTGCACAGCGGATATGAGGACGCGGGCGCGGGGCTTCGCTATTCGTCGCCTCTGAGCGGAGCACTTGACACCGTTCTGTTGGATAAAAACTTCGCACGTAAGATTCTCGTGCTCGAAGATGTTGCGGGCGAACTCGAATCTCCTGCGATTGTTTCGCGTCTGCGCTGTATTGCCGAGCGCATCGCGGACGGTACGATGGACGATTGTACCGTCGTGCTTATCTCACCGCTCGGCACGATTCCACGTGCACTTGAGCCGTATATTACCCTGATGAGCATGGACTTCCTGAGCCCCGAGAAGATACGGGAGCACATTCTTCATTTTCTTGCGAGCAACGATATGCCTGCCCCCGTGGAGGAGCTGCTTGACACCTTTGCGATGCACCTGCGCGGGCTGAGTGAAACGGAGATCGACAACATCCTCTCACTCGCCGTAAGCGACGACGGACAGCTCGATGCGAGCGATCTGCCGATGGTACTCCGTCAGAAACAGCAGATGATCAAGAAATCGGGCATCCTTGAGATGGTGACGGTGAAGGAGACCGTCGAGGACATCGGCGGGCTTCAGAATCTGAAGGACTGGCTGCGGACAAAGGCACAGATCTTCCGCGACGTGCGCCGCGCGAAGGAGTTCGGTGTGGACATTCCAAAGGGCGTGCTCATTGCGGGGATGCCGGGCTGCGGCAAGTCCCTCACGGCAAAGGCGGCGGCGAGTATGTTCGCCGTTCCGCTCCTGCGCATGGACATGGGGCGGCTCATGGGCAAATACGTCGGTGAGTCCGAGGCGAATATGCGCCGCGCTCTCCAACTGACGGAGGCAAGCTCGCCGTGCGTCCTCTGGATCGACGAACTCGAAAAGGCGTTTGCGGGGGCGGGAGCGCAGGGCGGCAGCTCCGAGGTGACGACGCGCCTCTTCGGCAGCTTCCTCACATGGATGCAGGAAAAGGACAGCCTCGCCTTCGTTGTCGCCACAGCGAATAACATCTCGCATCTGCCGCCCGAGCTCATGCGCAAGGGGCGTTTCGATGAGATCTTCTATGTGGACTTCCCAAATCAGAGCGAGCGCGAAAAGATCATCAGCCTTCATATTGGAAAACGGCGAAATTCCGATCTCGCGAAGATCGACGTTCCTGCACTCGCACGCAAGATGGAGGGATACTGTGGCGCGGACATCGAGAGTGTCGTGCGCGACGGCATCGAGGCGGCGTTCGTCGCGGGCAAGTCGCACGTCACCACCGAGGATCTGCAGGCGGCAATCGGACGCACGCATCCCATCTCCGAGACGATGAAGGATGCCATCGAGGAGATGGACAAGACCTACAAGTCCAAGAAATTCACGAACGCATCACGGGAGGAGTAG